The genomic interval TCTGAGGATTCGAGCTTCATCTGCGCTCCACCTCctgaaacacatgaagaagaagttCAACAGAAGCCATCGACACCGTGACTCTCAGATAAAGGCTGAGGAGGTTTGCAGCAGTGTTTCTCACACAGACAGCGTGCTGCCGGACACAGAGAGCTGTTTGCTGATGCCGCCTTTCCTCGGCTCTCGGTCCGGCGACAGAGAGCGCAGAGCGACGACGGCCTCGCGAGACGACGGGAAGGGAACGTCCAGAGAACTGCAGGAGGGTCAAGGAAGACCGGAGGAGCTCACTGACCTCAGGACAAGAGTCCACAAGCCTGAAGTTTATCCTGATGTGATCTTTGTGCATAATCCATATTTATGATGTTTCCATCGTACTAAACAAAGTGCTGCGCGtctcaacagaaaacaaaatgaaacttaTTTTCTATATAATTGAGTCGTCACATCGAACAAATCAGCTTGTCTTCTTCAAGATGGACAAACTGTCAACACTGAGATCTCTACATCAGAGAAGTTATATAAGACATAGTTCTCTGTATATTCTATTATCCTAAATGCAGTTTTTGTGTAGTCCATATATCATTAGACAAATATTCTTTACTACATGTCTTTATGTACACGTCAATCATTTGTTCAtcccaaataaatgtttcctgtCAGCCGGCTTTCTTCCATATCAAGCACTGATTCCATAACTGAGCTAAACCTCACATTGTTCCCATCACAGGTCCCTCACTAcagaatacaaaatacaaaaatatctgcaaaaagAAATGCTGTTCTGCACTAATTCACATCAG from Enoplosus armatus isolate fEnoArm2 chromosome 18, fEnoArm2.hap1, whole genome shotgun sequence carries:
- the LOC139301692 gene encoding L antigen family member 3-like, which encodes MAASDRETSHETGKLEFSLDVPFPSSREAVVALRSLSPDREPRKGGISKQLSVSGSTLSVRWSADEARILRVSVNSFLDHLSLVMETMEMFGPPVSQ